From Quercus lobata isolate SW786 chromosome 1, ValleyOak3.0 Primary Assembly, whole genome shotgun sequence, one genomic window encodes:
- the LOC115983797 gene encoding transmembrane protein 209: MESREKKGSAPPKPSKFSVYQNAALSAALTAKSLEPPKYTLLCIFCLSSASAFALLTVLSRENGFIDDLKFISLPQETAYLFAKAIQTIVGLVFFGTIFALFKAISLCRERNIAAVPVLSSNKGNKDQTSLSNRQLELLGIKPKVKQVASDSSKKPPKSRSHLTPSSDVLVPLHQPITSPNRSSRTSADRSNSSGGNRIRAVSTPSKSPSSSSSLYLVPGSVSQLPSVQNSPGVDSVVSSPWSNKRTSSGKEITSEEQLEQFLAEVDEKITESAGQLATPPPTISGFGIASPNTVASSANTSGTTRSTPLRSVRMSPGSQKFSTPPKKGEGDLPAPMSMEESIEAFEHLGIYPQIEQWRDHIRQWFSSVLLNPLLKKIEMSHIQVMQAAARLGISITISQVGSDLPTTGTPTTVSPIDRSKEWQPAFTLDEDGILHQLRATLVQAIDSSTSKLPLANLQQSPQQNPLIPIMQECVDAITEHQRLHALVKGEWVKGLLPQSSVRADYTVQRIRELAEGTCLKNYEYLGSGEVYDKKNKKWTLELPTDSHLLLYLFCAFLEHPKWMLHVDPTSYVGAQSIKNPLFLGVLPPKERFPDKYVAVVSGVPSFFHPGASILIIGRQSPPIFALYWDKKLQFSLQGRTALWDSILLLCHRIKVGYGGIVRGMHLGSSALSILPVLTLETED; the protein is encoded by the exons GGAAAATGGGTTCATTGATGATTTGAAGTTCATAAGTCTTCCCCAAGAAACAGCAT ATTTGTTTGCCAAGGCAATACAGACTATAGTGGGCTTAGTCTTTTTTGGAACCATCTTTGCCCTCTTTAAAGCCATCTCTCTGTGTAGAGAAAGAAATATTGCTGCTGTGCCTGTTTTATCTTCCAATAAAGGAAATAAGGATCAAACATCTCTTTCAAACCGTCAACTAGAACTTTTGGGAATAAAACCAAAGGTTAAACAAGTTGCTTCTGATTCTTCGAAGAAACCTCCCAAGTCTAGATCTCACTTGACACCTTCTTCAGATGTCCTTGTTCCACTTCATCAGCCAATTACCAGCCCAAATCGTTCATCGAGAACCAGTGCAGATAGATCAAACTCCAGTGGGGGAAATAGGATCCGTGCTGTCAGCACCCCATCCAAATCACCAAGTTCCTCCTCTTCTTTATATCTTGTCCCCGGTTCTGTTTCACAATTGCCTTCAGTTCAAAATTCGCCTGGGGTGGATTCAGTGGTCTCATCTCCTTGGTCAAATAAGCGAACTTCCTCTGGAAAAGAGATAACATCAGAAGAACAGCTTGAACAGTTTTTGGCAGAAGTAGATGAGAAAATAACAGAATCAGCAGGGCAACTGGCTACTCCACCCCCAACCATTAGTGGTTTTGGCATAGCCAGTCCGAATACAGTTGCCAGTTCAGCTAATACCTCTGGAACTACGAGGAGTACTCCGTTAAGGTCTGTGAGGATGTCTCCAGGTTCCCAGAAGTTTAGCACTCCCCCCAAGAAAGGAGAGGGTGACCTTCCTGCTCCTATGTCCATGGAAGAGTCCATTGAAGCTTTTGAACATTTGGGCATCTATCCTCAAATTGAGCAATGGCGTGACCACATCAGACAATGGTTTTCTTCGGTTTTGCTTAATCCTCTACTTAAAAAGATCGAAATGAGTCATATTCAG GTAATGCAAGCAGCTGCTAGACTAGGTATTTCAATTACAATCAGTCAAGTCGGAAGTGATTTACCAACTACTGGAACTCCAACTACTGTTTCTCCAATTGATAGGTCCAAGGAGTGGCAACCAGCATTTACTCTAGATGAAGATGGAATTCTTCATCAGTTACGTGCTACTCTTGTGCAGGCTATTGATTCTTCCACAT CCAAGTTGCCTCTAGCCAACCTGCAACAATCCCCACAACAGAATCCCTTGATCCCTATTATGCAGGAGTGCGTTGATGCTATTACTGAACACCAGAGGCTTCATGCTTTGGTGAAAGGAGAGTGGGTTAAAGGTTTGCTACCTCAAAGCAGTGTTCGAGCAGATTATACTGTACAACGGATCCGAG AGCTCGCTGAAGGAACCTGCTTGAAAAATTATGAGTATCTTGGAAGTGGGGAGGTATACGACAAAAAGAACAAGAAGTGGACTCTTGAGCTTCCAACTGATTCTCACTTGCTTTTGTATTTATTCTGTGCTTTCCTAGAGCACCCAAAGTGGATGCTACATGTGGATCCTACATCTTATGTTGGAGCCCAGTCTATCAAGAATCCATTGTTCTTGGGAGTTCTGCCTCCAAAAGAAAGGTTTCCTGACAAATATGTTGCAGTTGTATCTGGTgtaccttctttttttcatcCAGGAGCTTCTATACTGATTATTGGAAGGCAAAGCCCCCCAATCTTTGCCTTATACTGGGATAAAAAGCTTCAATTTTCACTTCAG gGAAGAACAGCACTTTGGGATTCCATCTTGCTTTTGTGCCACAGGATTAAGGTTGGATATGGAGGGATAGTTCGAGGTATGCATCTTGGTTCTTCAGCCCTGAGCATCCTTCCAGTTCTGACTTTGGAGACTGAAGACTGA